One window of Treponema denticola genomic DNA carries:
- the accB gene encoding acetyl-CoA carboxylase biotin carboxyl carrier protein — MKEDFILKVIEKFEKGDAVVLQIKQDDCELILKKEGAFPKKEAAIQSGACGGVQTAYPMPYAAIPAGFQSGLSAGIQTAPAGTAGQAAAPQAASPAAESPAQASPAASSAQNLLEVKSPIVGTFYRAPSPDSPPYVEKGSSVKKGQPLCVLEAMKMMNTLECEYDGVIEEILVSNGDLVEFDQVLFKIKAK; from the coding sequence ATGAAAGAAGATTTTATTTTGAAAGTTATAGAAAAGTTTGAAAAAGGCGATGCGGTGGTCTTACAGATAAAGCAGGACGACTGTGAGCTTATCTTAAAAAAAGAAGGAGCCTTTCCTAAAAAGGAAGCTGCCATTCAGTCAGGTGCGTGCGGAGGAGTGCAGACCGCCTATCCTATGCCCTATGCAGCGATACCGGCAGGATTTCAATCCGGACTTTCGGCGGGCATCCAGACAGCTCCGGCAGGAACAGCTGGGCAAGCGGCAGCGCCTCAAGCAGCAAGTCCTGCTGCAGAATCTCCTGCTCAAGCATCACCCGCAGCTTCATCGGCTCAAAACCTACTTGAAGTAAAAAGCCCCATTGTAGGAACCTTTTACAGGGCACCATCTCCCGATTCTCCGCCCTATGTTGAAAAAGGCAGCTCGGTAAAAAAAGGACAGCCCCTTTGTGTGCTTGAGGCTATGAAGATGATGAATACCCTCGAATGTGAATATGACGGAGTTATAGAGGAAATCTTAGTTTCAAACGGAGACCTTGTAGAATTCGATCAGGTCTTGTTTAAGATAAAGGCTAAATAG
- a CDS encoding leucine-rich repeat domain-containing protein codes for MKKFLTVLFLTGLLTTRIAAAENPAKTAGAGRAILGINGDQKRIVVTAVTADGSAIQVEGCTVTELPSGERTVLTATGAKVILKGAITKLDCGGNRLTELNVQGLTSLQKLFCDDNLLTSLDVSGVTALQSLSCGENLLTSLDVSGLTGLRELYCNRNQLSSLDVQSLTALQDLFCNANKLISLNVQDLKVLQRLHCNSNRLTSLDIRDLSALQELDCVGNELTSLDVHGVTALWELECSKNMLTLLDVQSLTSLSKLDCSANQLISLDIRNLAALQELDCSNNKLTALYVQGLNALQELNCSENELTSLEIQGLTALEVLDSGRNDLTSLDVQGLPALKILSCTVNELTSLKVRDLPALEKLDCSVNQLTSIDILELTALKELNCSLNQLTSINILKLTALKELDCSANQLASLDVRNLAVLEKLDCRDNKLTSLNVRGLNTLQKLYCSENELTSLEIQGLKTLQKLNCYKNKLTSLNVQGLTALQWLNCGYNELTTLNLKGLHALRDLECFNNNLAELDVQAINTLQRLNCYHNKLSTLELSTLHGLQELCCYDNLFNEKNLIRILTALPDRKQKKEGRALIYGKKNDPREGTITDFSSSAELKAAFETAKAKNWRFYKRDTVGNEEEV; via the coding sequence ATGAAAAAATTTTTAACGGTATTATTTTTAACAGGATTGTTGACAACGCGTATCGCAGCGGCGGAAAACCCTGCAAAAACCGCAGGCGCAGGAAGAGCAATACTCGGTATAAACGGCGACCAAAAAAGAATAGTCGTGACGGCGGTAACGGCTGATGGTTCCGCAATACAGGTTGAAGGTTGTACGGTTACGGAATTACCGAGCGGCGAAAGAACGGTGCTCACTGCAACGGGAGCAAAGGTCATCCTTAAAGGCGCTATTACCAAGCTGGACTGTGGAGGCAACCGGCTTACAGAGCTTAACGTACAGGGGTTAACATCTTTACAAAAATTATTCTGCGATGACAATCTGCTTACCTCGCTTGATGTCAGCGGTGTAACCGCTTTGCAAAGCTTGAGCTGCGGAGAGAATCTACTGACCTCGCTCGACGTATCGGGTTTAACCGGTTTACGGGAACTGTACTGCAACCGCAATCAGCTGTCTTCGCTTGATGTACAGAGTTTAACCGCTTTGCAGGATTTGTTCTGCAACGCCAATAAACTTATTTCGCTTAACGTACAAGACCTAAAAGTGTTACAGAGACTGCACTGTAACAGTAACCGGCTTACTTCACTCGATATTCGGGATTTAAGCGCTTTACAGGAACTGGACTGCGTAGGTAATGAACTTACCTCGCTTGATGTACATGGCGTAACCGCATTATGGGAACTGGAATGCAGTAAAAACATGCTTACTTTGCTCGATGTACAAAGTTTAACTTCCTTATCGAAGCTGGACTGTTCCGCAAATCAACTTATCTCACTAGACATACGGAACTTAGCAGCTTTACAGGAGCTGGATTGTAGTAACAATAAACTTACCGCACTTTATGTGCAGGGATTGAATGCGTTACAGGAACTGAACTGTTCCGAAAATGAACTCACCTCACTCGAAATACAGGGTTTGACGGCTTTGGAAGTACTGGATTCCGGCCGCAATGACCTTACCTCACTCGATGTACAAGGATTACCGGCTTTAAAGATACTGAGCTGTACCGTCAATGAGCTTACCTCACTCAAAGTACGGGACTTACCGGCCTTGGAGAAACTGGACTGTTCCGTAAATCAACTTACCTCAATCGATATACTGGAGTTAACTGCTTTAAAGGAACTGAACTGTTCCTTAAATCAACTTACCTCAATCAATATACTGAAGTTAACCGCTTTAAAGGAACTGGACTGTTCCGCAAATCAACTTGCCTCACTAGACGTACGGAACTTAGCAGTTTTGGAGAAACTGGATTGCAGGGACAATAAACTTACCTCGCTTAATGTGCGGGGATTGAATACATTACAGAAATTGTACTGTTCCGAAAATGAGCTCACCTCACTCGAAATACAGGGCTTAAAGACTTTGCAGAAACTGAACTGTTACAAAAACAAGCTTACCTCACTCAATGTACAGGGGTTGACCGCTTTACAGTGGCTGAATTGCGGTTATAATGAACTTACAACACTTAACCTAAAAGGCTTACACGCATTGCGTGACCTGGAGTGCTTTAACAATAATCTTGCTGAACTCGACGTACAGGCCATAAACACCTTACAAAGACTGAACTGTTATCATAATAAACTTTCTACTCTTGAACTATCAACATTACACGGTTTACAGGAACTGTGCTGCTATGATAACCTTTTTAACGAAAAAAACCTTATCCGGATACTAACCGCCCTACCCGATAGGAAACAAAAAAAAGAAGGCAGAGCTTTGATATATGGTAAAAAAAATGATCCAAGGGAAGGAACTATAACGGATTTTTCTTCTTCCGCCGAATTAAAAGCCGCTTTTGAAACTGCAAAAGCAAAAAACTGGAGATTCTATAAACGGGATACAGTTGGAAATGAGGAAGAGGTTTAA